One part of the Candidatus Krumholzibacteriia bacterium genome encodes these proteins:
- the accB gene encoding acetyl-CoA carboxylase biotin carboxyl carrier protein — protein MELDKIRELVQLVEDSQIQELELSHRGETIRIAKAATAVPAAPMPTPVVPAAAPAPEAPPSEPEPAAPSATGREVVSPIVGTFYRSPSPEASSFVEVGQRVGAGDVLCIVEAMKVMNEIEAEFAGIVREILAENGQPVEFGQALFVVEPD, from the coding sequence ATGGAGCTGGACAAGATTCGCGAGCTGGTGCAACTGGTCGAGGACAGCCAGATCCAGGAGCTCGAGCTCTCCCACCGGGGAGAGACGATCCGGATCGCCAAGGCCGCGACGGCGGTCCCGGCGGCTCCGATGCCCACCCCGGTCGTCCCGGCCGCCGCGCCGGCACCGGAGGCCCCGCCGAGCGAGCCCGAGCCGGCCGCGCCGAGCGCGACGGGGCGCGAGGTCGTCAGCCCCATCGTCGGCACCTTCTACCGGTCGCCGTCGCCGGAGGCCTCGAGCTTCGTCGAGGTCGGACAGCGGGTCGGCGCCGGGGACGTCCTCTGCATCGTCGAGGCCATGAAGGTCATGAACGAGATCGAAGCCGAGTTCGCGGGCATCGTGCGCGAGATCCTCGCCGAGAACGGTCAGCCCGTGGAGTTCGGGCAGGCCCTGTTCGTGGTCGAGCCGGACTGA
- the efp gene encoding elongation factor P codes for MADTSDFRTGFTMEIDGNLVSIVEFQHVKPGKGGAFVRTKLKYVESGKVVDKTFRAGEKVEEVRLENHEYQYLFNDGDMYTFMHTETFEQIGLPKEALTDAIPYLKENDTVTMLMRGEKPITVEVANHVELEVAKADPGVKGDTAQGGTKPAELETGLVVQVPLFVEEGDVLRIDTRTGKYLTRV; via the coding sequence ATGGCCGACACGAGCGACTTCCGCACCGGTTTCACCATGGAGATCGACGGCAATCTCGTCTCCATCGTCGAGTTCCAGCACGTGAAGCCCGGAAAGGGCGGTGCCTTCGTCCGCACCAAGCTGAAGTACGTCGAGTCGGGGAAGGTGGTCGACAAGACCTTCCGCGCCGGCGAGAAGGTCGAAGAGGTCCGGCTGGAGAACCACGAGTACCAGTACCTCTTCAACGACGGCGACATGTACACCTTCATGCACACCGAGACCTTCGAGCAGATCGGCCTGCCGAAGGAAGCCCTCACCGATGCCATTCCCTACCTGAAGGAGAACGACACGGTGACGATGCTCATGCGCGGGGAAAAGCCGATCACCGTGGAGGTCGCCAACCACGTCGAGCTCGAGGTCGCGAAGGCCGATCCCGGCGTGAAGGGCGACACGGCCCAGGGCGGGACGAAGCCGGCCGAGCTGGAGACGGGCCTGGTGGTGCAGGTGCCGCTCTTCGTCGAAGAGGGCGACGTCCTGCGGATCGACACGAGGACGGGCAAGTACCTCACGCGTGTCTGA
- a CDS encoding type II 3-dehydroquinate dehydratase — translation MNVLILHGPNLNLLGSRQPEIYGDLRLTDLESRLVHVGVELGVEVDGYQSNHEGELIDRIHGSNHIDGFVVNAGGLTHSSVSLRDAFLAMDRPLVEVHASNLARREDFRQRSLLSDIAVGTVAGFGIESYELGLRGLVHVLRDRRESGGPQA, via the coding sequence GTGAACGTCCTGATCCTGCACGGCCCGAACCTGAACCTGCTCGGCAGCCGGCAGCCGGAGATCTACGGGGATCTGCGGCTCACGGACCTGGAATCGAGACTCGTGCACGTGGGGGTCGAGCTCGGGGTCGAGGTCGATGGCTACCAGAGCAACCACGAAGGTGAGCTGATCGATCGGATCCACGGTAGCAACCACATCGACGGATTCGTGGTCAACGCGGGTGGCCTGACCCACAGCAGCGTGAGTCTGCGCGACGCCTTCCTGGCGATGGACCGGCCCCTGGTCGAAGTCCACGCCTCGAATCTCGCCCGCCGCGAGGACTTCCGGCAGCGGAGTCTGCTGTCGGACATCGCCGTGGGCACGGTCGCCGGTTTCGGGATCGAGAGCTACGAACTCGGCCTGCGCGGTCTGGTCCACGTCCTGCGCGATCGCCGGGAAAGCGGCGGACCGCAGGCCTAG
- a CDS encoding tetratricopeptide repeat protein: MNDRQSLENELQRLQQRQVEQPEGRVFAPLADCLRKLGRLQEALGVCHTGLARHPRYSSAYVILGKIHLERGDDEAAREAFDRVLEFDPQNLLALRQLAELDESRGDLVAAAERWELVCGLEIDPATAERRLEALRSQLAGVGDQPAVETTDEPAGDEVVPDVAEVPEDSDALEVADVPEVYDASDDEPMESTPVGTAGIEIPELVEASEVDDPMTESRWGEDPTGENSEIDLHDEDDPPQDEGDAPEDDAEATASAPAVEVGPSETAVPEDEVDVAPEAVEVAARPRPVDDSEIPTTEIATMTLAEIYAEQGFREKALDILRQVVERHPDAERVVSRIAELEADDSRAPEATAVEADDGVDDEIARTLAPEPLTLSATPSEIDDDEPEVSPSPPLEAPPSAGSEQERERERFEHFRNWLDRIRVDD, encoded by the coding sequence GTGAACGATCGCCAGTCGCTCGAGAACGAACTGCAGCGCCTGCAGCAACGGCAGGTCGAGCAGCCGGAAGGGCGTGTCTTCGCTCCTCTGGCCGACTGCCTGCGCAAGCTCGGCCGCCTCCAGGAGGCCCTCGGGGTCTGCCATACGGGCCTGGCCCGGCATCCGCGCTACTCCAGCGCCTACGTCATCCTCGGCAAGATCCACCTGGAGCGCGGCGACGACGAAGCCGCGCGCGAAGCCTTCGATCGCGTCCTGGAGTTCGACCCCCAGAACCTGCTCGCCCTGCGGCAACTCGCCGAACTCGACGAGTCTCGCGGGGACCTGGTGGCCGCCGCGGAGCGCTGGGAACTCGTCTGCGGGCTCGAGATCGATCCCGCGACGGCCGAACGACGCCTCGAGGCCCTGCGGTCGCAATTGGCCGGCGTCGGCGACCAGCCGGCGGTCGAGACGACCGACGAACCGGCCGGGGACGAGGTCGTCCCGGACGTGGCCGAGGTTCCGGAGGATTCCGACGCACTCGAAGTTGCCGACGTACCGGAAGTCTACGACGCGTCGGACGACGAGCCGATGGAGAGCACGCCGGTCGGCACGGCCGGAATCGAGATTCCCGAACTCGTCGAGGCTTCCGAAGTCGACGATCCGATGACGGAGAGTCGCTGGGGCGAAGATCCGACGGGCGAGAATTCGGAGATCGACCTTCACGACGAGGACGATCCGCCACAGGACGAAGGTGACGCTCCCGAGGACGACGCCGAGGCCACCGCGTCCGCCCCGGCGGTCGAGGTGGGTCCGTCGGAGACCGCGGTTCCGGAGGACGAGGTCGATGTGGCCCCCGAGGCCGTGGAGGTCGCCGCGCGTCCGCGCCCCGTCGACGACAGCGAGATTCCCACGACCGAGATCGCGACCATGACCCTGGCCGAGATCTACGCGGAGCAGGGGTTCCGCGAGAAGGCGTTGGACATCCTCCGACAGGTGGTCGAGCGCCATCCCGACGCCGAGCGCGTCGTGTCCCGCATCGCCGAGCTCGAGGCCGACGACTCCCGTGCCCCGGAGGCGACCGCGGTGGAAGCCGACGACGGCGTCGACGACGAGATCGCACGGACACTCGCGCCCGAGCCGCTCACCCTGAGCGCCACCCCCTCGGAGATCGACGACGACGAGCCCGAGGTCTCGCCGTCGCCGCCGCTCGAGGCCCCGCCCTCGGCCGGGTCGGAGCAGGAACGCGAGCGCGAGCGGTTCGAGCACTTCCGCAATTGGCTGGACCGGATCCGCGTCGACGACTGA
- the aroB gene encoding 3-dehydroquinate synthase, with translation MRSDSKVRLQPPYPVRLRETFGEAFRALRDDRSEAVGLVVVDRRVVDRHPRALAGLDAEARRRTVVLNGGESVKTLRSFERLHRAAAEFGMDRQSLVVAVGGGTIGDLTGFFASTWMRGVPWCPIATTSLAMADSAIGGKTAVNLAGAKNVVGTFHQPVGVYGVLEALETLPRRHTRSGLAEVLKAGVIADAALFTRTSEAAAALRSLDRTAWLEVLEGANRVKADVVAGDPRESGGRAVLNFGHTVGHALEVAHRPRLTHGEAVGLGMISASWVSERLDVAPGGTTGRIVEALGRLGLPRKVRAIDEPKFWRAMRYDKKSNGGEVRLVLTHGIGSATVGHRVERKILQQSLTVLGEGPP, from the coding sequence ATGAGAAGTGACTCGAAGGTACGGCTGCAACCTCCTTATCCTGTTAGACTTCGGGAAACGTTCGGTGAGGCGTTCAGGGCCCTGCGCGACGACCGGTCGGAGGCGGTCGGTCTGGTCGTCGTCGACCGGCGGGTCGTCGATCGGCACCCACGGGCCCTGGCGGGACTCGACGCCGAAGCCCGGCGCCGGACGGTCGTGCTCAACGGTGGGGAGTCGGTCAAGACGCTGCGCTCCTTCGAGCGTCTCCATCGAGCTGCAGCCGAGTTCGGTATGGATCGCCAATCGCTGGTCGTCGCCGTGGGCGGGGGAACGATCGGTGACCTGACCGGGTTCTTCGCTTCGACGTGGATGCGGGGCGTTCCCTGGTGTCCGATCGCGACCACGAGTCTGGCCATGGCCGACAGCGCGATCGGCGGGAAGACGGCGGTGAACCTGGCGGGGGCGAAGAACGTGGTCGGCACGTTCCACCAACCCGTCGGCGTCTACGGGGTCCTCGAGGCGCTCGAGACGCTTCCCCGCCGGCACACGCGGTCCGGGCTCGCCGAGGTGCTGAAGGCGGGGGTGATCGCGGATGCAGCCTTGTTCACCCGGACGTCGGAGGCGGCCGCGGCGCTACGATCCCTGGATCGCACGGCCTGGCTGGAGGTCCTGGAGGGCGCGAATCGGGTGAAGGCAGACGTGGTCGCGGGCGATCCGCGCGAGTCCGGCGGGCGCGCGGTCCTGAACTTCGGCCACACCGTGGGCCATGCCCTCGAGGTTGCCCACCGACCGCGCCTGACGCACGGCGAGGCGGTCGGGCTGGGCATGATAAGTGCTTCCTGGGTCTCGGAACGCCTCGACGTTGCCCCGGGTGGGACGACCGGCCGCATCGTGGAGGCACTCGGACGGCTCGGACTGCCTCGGAAGGTCCGTGCGATCGACGAGCCAAAGTTCTGGCGCGCAATGCGTTACGACAAGAAGTCGAACGGCGGCGAGGTCAGGCTCGTGTTGACGCACGGAATCGGCTCGGCTACGGTCGGCCACCGCGTGGAGCGGAAGATCCTGCAGCAGTCTCTGACCGTCCTCGGCGAGGGGCCACCGTAG